Proteins from a single region of Nocardiopsis dassonvillei subsp. dassonvillei DSM 43111:
- a CDS encoding AzlC family ABC transporter permease has protein sequence MKSFSVLRTPAVRDSVGIGVAVGAAGLAFGTAAVAAGLSPAQSVFMSLFMFTGASQFALVGVIAGGGSLVAGAAGALLLGARNTLYGLRLADVLGWRGARRALAAHGVIDETTAVTLAQPDRASARTAFVTTYAVLGGSWVVATLAGALATERVGDISAFGLDAVGPAVFLGLLWPRLREGGARTWLIAGLGAGLALASTPFLPSGVPVLLAASAALVALIGPAAGEGGPALPSEEGDRRSEAERGEVRP, from the coding sequence GTGAAATCCTTCTCCGTCCTCCGTACACCCGCGGTGCGCGACAGCGTGGGGATCGGCGTCGCCGTGGGCGCCGCCGGCCTGGCGTTCGGCACCGCCGCCGTGGCAGCCGGTCTGTCCCCGGCGCAGTCCGTCTTCATGAGCCTGTTCATGTTCACCGGAGCCTCCCAGTTCGCCCTGGTGGGGGTGATCGCCGGTGGCGGCAGCCTGGTCGCCGGGGCGGCGGGCGCGCTGCTCCTGGGCGCCCGCAACACCCTGTACGGGCTGCGCCTGGCGGACGTGCTGGGCTGGCGGGGCGCGCGACGGGCGCTGGCCGCGCACGGGGTGATCGACGAGACCACGGCCGTGACGCTGGCCCAGCCGGACCGCGCGTCGGCGCGTACGGCGTTCGTGACGACCTACGCCGTGCTGGGCGGTTCCTGGGTGGTGGCGACCCTGGCCGGGGCACTGGCCACCGAGCGCGTGGGTGACATCAGCGCGTTCGGGCTCGACGCGGTGGGTCCGGCGGTCTTCCTGGGGCTGCTGTGGCCCCGGTTGCGGGAGGGCGGCGCCCGCACGTGGCTGATCGCGGGCCTGGGCGCGGGTCTGGCCCTGGCGTCCACCCCGTTCCTGCCCTCGGGCGTCCCTGTGCTGCTGGCCGCCTCGGCCGCGCTCGTGGCGCTGATCGGTCCCGCCGCCGGGGAGGGCGGCCCGGCCCTGCCCAGCGAGGAAGGCGACCGGCGGTCCGAGGCGGAGCGCGGGGAGGTCCGGCCATGA
- a CDS encoding GNAT family N-acetyltransferase: MTTTEIRLARDERDRAAVFVIRGAVFVAEQQVPVEEEWDVRDATADHLLALDGGIPVGTVRLVDLGGGVGLLGRLAVLPKGRGTGTGAALVRAVEERARERGLTKVELHAQTHALGFYARLGYAAYGEEFLDAGIPHLHMVRELV, translated from the coding sequence ATGACTACGACCGAGATCCGCCTGGCGCGGGACGAGCGCGACCGCGCCGCAGTGTTCGTCATCCGGGGAGCCGTGTTCGTCGCCGAGCAGCAGGTGCCCGTGGAGGAGGAGTGGGACGTGCGCGACGCCACCGCCGACCACCTCCTCGCCCTGGACGGCGGCATCCCCGTGGGCACGGTCCGTCTCGTGGACCTGGGCGGAGGCGTGGGCCTCCTCGGCCGCCTGGCCGTCCTGCCCAAGGGACGCGGCACCGGGACCGGCGCCGCGCTCGTGCGCGCGGTGGAGGAGCGGGCCCGCGAGCGCGGGCTGACCAAGGTGGAGCTGCACGCACAGACCCACGCGCTGGGCTTCTACGCGCGTCTGGGCTACGCGGCCTACGGCGAGGAGTTCCTGGACGCGGGGATTCCGCACCTGCACATGGTGCGTGAGCTGGTCTGA
- a CDS encoding chorismate mutase has translation MSEHRTTPPTAQEQIRQLRGHIDQMDAELAALLERRALVAAQVQRLKPVGYFAGRDMRRERELVERMAEHAPRLGPDRLAAIMDSVISAGLAAAQEEAVRTG, from the coding sequence GTGTCCGAGCACCGCACCACCCCGCCCACCGCCCAGGAGCAGATCCGCCAGCTGCGCGGACACATCGACCAGATGGACGCCGAACTGGCCGCCCTCCTCGAACGCCGCGCCCTCGTCGCCGCCCAGGTGCAGCGGCTCAAGCCGGTCGGCTACTTCGCCGGGCGCGACATGCGGCGCGAACGCGAACTGGTCGAGCGCATGGCCGAGCACGCCCCGCGCCTGGGCCCCGACCGGCTCGCCGCCATCATGGACAGCGTCATCAGCGCCGGGCTGGCCGCCGCACAGGAGGAGGCCGTCCGCACCGGGTGA
- a CDS encoding glutamine synthetase family protein: MNRQQEFVLRTLEERDIRFVRLWFTDVLGYLKSVAVAPAELEAAFSEGIGFDGSAIEGFARVYEADMLAQPDPSTFQVLPWRNEPHGTARMYCDILMPDGSPSSADPRHVLKRTLGKASDLGFTFYTHPEIEFYLLKKMPELGELPEPNDSGGYFDHTPHNSAHDFRRNAINMLEAMGISVEFSHHEGGPGQQEIDLRYADALTTADNIMTFRLVMKEVAMEQGVYATFMPKPFTQYPGSGMHTHLSLFEGDRNAFYEPGADFQLSKVGRGFIAGLLRHADEITAVTNQWVNSYKRLWDDPAASAGMGGEAPAYICWGHNNRSALVRVPMYKPGKSNSSRIEIRSLDTACNPYLAYAVILAAGLKGIEEGYELPPGAEDDVWALTDSERRALGIRPLPQSLDEALRIMENSELVAETLGEHVFDFFLRNKKAEWHDYRRQVTPYELHRYLPTL; encoded by the coding sequence GTGAATCGACAGCAGGAATTCGTGCTCCGCACGTTGGAGGAGCGCGACATCCGGTTCGTGAGGCTGTGGTTCACCGACGTGCTCGGGTACCTCAAGTCCGTGGCGGTCGCCCCCGCCGAACTGGAGGCGGCCTTCTCCGAGGGCATCGGTTTCGACGGCTCGGCCATCGAGGGGTTCGCCCGCGTCTACGAGGCCGACATGCTGGCCCAGCCCGACCCCTCCACCTTCCAGGTGCTGCCCTGGCGCAACGAGCCGCACGGCACGGCGCGCATGTACTGCGACATCCTCATGCCCGACGGCTCGCCGTCCTCGGCCGACCCGCGCCACGTGCTCAAGCGCACGCTGGGCAAGGCCTCCGACCTGGGGTTCACGTTCTACACGCACCCCGAGATCGAGTTCTACCTGCTCAAGAAGATGCCCGAACTGGGTGAGCTGCCCGAGCCCAACGACTCCGGCGGCTACTTCGACCACACGCCGCACAACAGCGCGCACGACTTCCGGCGCAACGCCATCAACATGCTGGAGGCCATGGGCATCTCCGTGGAGTTCAGCCACCACGAGGGCGGGCCGGGGCAGCAGGAGATCGACCTGCGCTACGCCGACGCGCTGACCACCGCCGACAACATCATGACCTTCCGGCTCGTGATGAAGGAGGTGGCGATGGAGCAGGGCGTGTACGCCACCTTCATGCCCAAGCCGTTCACGCAGTACCCGGGCTCGGGCATGCACACGCACCTGTCGCTGTTCGAGGGCGACCGCAACGCCTTCTACGAGCCGGGTGCGGACTTCCAGCTGTCCAAGGTCGGGCGCGGGTTCATAGCGGGCCTGCTGCGGCACGCCGACGAGATCACGGCCGTCACGAACCAGTGGGTGAACTCCTACAAGCGCCTGTGGGACGACCCGGCCGCCTCGGCGGGCATGGGCGGCGAGGCGCCGGCCTACATCTGCTGGGGCCACAACAACCGCTCGGCGCTGGTGAGAGTGCCCATGTACAAGCCGGGCAAGTCCAACTCCAGCCGGATCGAGATCCGCTCGCTGGACACGGCCTGCAACCCGTACCTGGCCTACGCGGTGATCCTGGCCGCGGGCCTGAAGGGCATCGAGGAGGGCTACGAGCTTCCTCCGGGCGCGGAGGACGACGTCTGGGCGCTGACCGACTCCGAGCGCCGGGCGCTGGGCATCCGGCCGCTGCCGCAGAGCCTGGACGAGGCGCTGCGGATCATGGAGAACAGTGAGTTGGTGGCCGAGACCCTGGGCGAGCACGTCTTCGACTTCTTCCTGCGCAACAAGAAGGCGGAGTGGCACGACTACCGCCGCCAGGTGACGCCGTACGAGCTGCACAGGTACCTGCCGACCCTGTAG
- a CDS encoding rhamnogalacturonan lyase family protein, with the protein MPPNPPAARHRTRRGACLATALATGAALAAVATGPASAAAGCEVAYTVQNQWNDGFTAAVSVTNLGDPVDGWTLEWDFTAGERVTSGWNGEFSGSGNRVSVADTGWNAAIATGASVSFGFNGSHGGTPEVPDSFTLNGTVCTGGTEEPPGEEPPDPEDPPTTGEGRQVEELDRGLVSVQGSQGNLVSWRLLATDPEDVAFNVYRGSTRLNSQPLTGATSYLDGGASADARYTVRPVIDGQEAEASGASLALRAGYLDVPLDVPSGGSGYTYDANDASVGDLDGDGEYEIVLKWEPTNARDNSQSGRTGPVLLDAYELSGERLWRIDLGRNIRAGAHYTQFQVYDFDGDGRAEVAVKTADGTVDGTGGVIGDAGADHRNGDGYVLSGPEFLTMFDGRSGAELDSVDYVPGRGDVCDWGDCYGNRVDRFLAGVAYLDGQRPSLVMARGYYTRSVIAAWDWRDGRFTRRWTFDSDEAGSRWAGQGNHQLSIADADGDGRDEVMYGSMAVDDDGSGMWATGHGHGDAMHVGDLLPDRSGLEVFTITERTGGAAGAYVADADTGGVVWRRPTASGEEGPGRGVAADVWPGNPGAEFWVTGGGISGMYDAGGNRLGVRAPSSANFVAWWDGDPLRELLDGTRIDEYGTGGDTRLLTGSGVASNNGTKSTPALSGDILGDWREEVVWRTADNRALRIYSTPLPTDLRMPTLMHDTQYRVAVAWQNTAYNQPPHPSFFIGDGMEPAPRPEVYTP; encoded by the coding sequence ATGCCCCCCAACCCCCCTGCCGCCCGTCATCGGACACGGCGCGGCGCCTGCCTCGCGACCGCACTCGCCACGGGCGCCGCGCTCGCCGCCGTGGCGACCGGCCCCGCCTCCGCCGCCGCCGGCTGCGAGGTCGCCTACACCGTCCAGAACCAGTGGAACGACGGGTTCACCGCCGCCGTGTCCGTCACCAACCTCGGTGATCCCGTCGACGGCTGGACCCTGGAGTGGGACTTCACCGCGGGCGAGCGCGTCACAAGCGGCTGGAACGGCGAGTTCTCCGGCTCGGGGAACCGTGTCAGCGTGGCCGACACCGGGTGGAACGCCGCCATCGCCACCGGAGCCTCGGTCAGCTTCGGCTTCAACGGCTCCCACGGCGGCACCCCGGAAGTCCCCGACTCCTTCACGCTCAACGGCACCGTCTGCACCGGCGGCACCGAGGAACCGCCCGGTGAGGAGCCGCCCGACCCCGAGGACCCGCCCACCACCGGAGAGGGGCGCCAGGTCGAGGAGCTGGACCGCGGTCTGGTGAGCGTGCAGGGCTCGCAGGGCAACCTGGTGAGCTGGCGGCTGCTGGCCACCGACCCCGAGGACGTCGCCTTCAACGTCTACCGGGGCTCCACACGCCTGAACTCACAGCCCCTCACCGGAGCCACCTCCTACCTGGACGGCGGAGCCTCCGCCGACGCCCGCTACACGGTCCGCCCCGTGATCGACGGCCAGGAGGCGGAGGCCTCGGGGGCCTCACTGGCGCTGCGCGCCGGCTACCTGGACGTGCCCCTGGACGTCCCGTCCGGCGGCAGCGGCTACACCTACGACGCCAACGACGCCAGCGTGGGCGACCTCGACGGCGACGGCGAGTACGAGATCGTCCTGAAGTGGGAGCCCACCAACGCCAGGGACAACTCCCAGTCGGGCCGCACCGGCCCCGTACTGCTCGACGCCTACGAACTCAGCGGTGAGCGGCTCTGGCGCATCGACCTGGGACGCAACATCCGCGCCGGTGCGCACTACACCCAGTTCCAGGTCTACGACTTCGACGGAGACGGGCGGGCCGAGGTGGCCGTGAAGACGGCGGACGGCACCGTGGACGGCACCGGCGGGGTCATCGGCGACGCCGGGGCCGACCACCGCAACGGCGACGGCTACGTCCTGAGCGGGCCGGAGTTCCTCACCATGTTCGACGGCCGCAGCGGGGCCGAACTGGACTCGGTGGACTACGTTCCCGGGCGCGGTGACGTCTGCGACTGGGGCGACTGCTACGGCAACCGGGTGGACCGGTTCCTGGCGGGCGTCGCCTACCTGGACGGCCAGCGGCCCAGCCTGGTCATGGCGCGCGGCTACTACACGCGCTCGGTGATCGCGGCCTGGGACTGGCGCGACGGGCGCTTCACCCGGCGCTGGACCTTCGACAGCGACGAGGCCGGGTCGCGGTGGGCCGGTCAGGGCAACCACCAGTTGAGCATCGCCGACGCCGACGGTGACGGCCGCGACGAGGTCATGTACGGGTCGATGGCCGTGGACGACGACGGAAGCGGGATGTGGGCCACCGGCCACGGCCACGGGGACGCCATGCACGTGGGCGACCTGCTGCCCGACCGCTCCGGCCTGGAGGTCTTCACCATCACCGAGCGCACGGGAGGCGCGGCGGGCGCCTACGTGGCCGACGCCGACACCGGCGGGGTGGTCTGGCGCAGGCCGACCGCCAGCGGTGAGGAGGGGCCGGGCCGGGGCGTGGCCGCGGACGTGTGGCCGGGCAACCCCGGCGCGGAGTTCTGGGTCACGGGCGGCGGTATCAGCGGCATGTACGACGCCGGGGGGAACCGCCTGGGCGTTCGCGCCCCCTCGTCGGCGAACTTCGTGGCCTGGTGGGACGGCGACCCGCTGCGGGAACTGCTGGACGGCACCCGTATCGACGAGTACGGGACCGGTGGCGACACCCGGCTGCTGACCGGCTCCGGGGTCGCCTCCAACAACGGCACCAAGTCCACACCGGCGCTGAGCGGGGACATCCTCGGTGACTGGCGTGAGGAGGTCGTCTGGCGCACCGCGGACAACCGGGCGCTGCGGATCTACTCCACGCCGCTGCCCACCGATCTGCGGATGCCGACGCTGATGCACGACACCCAGTACCGGGTGGCCGTCGCCTGGCAGAACACCGCCTACAACCAGCCGCCGCACCCGAGCTTCTTCATCGGGGACGGCATGGAGCCCGCTCCCCGGCCGGAGGTGTACACGCCCTGA
- a CDS encoding helix-turn-helix transcriptional regulator gives MPGDVHPRIEDPRAERARYWRFSGLPETELLTARFVTTAFTRHTHPTYTIGVITDGIEEYTHGRGRARVGPGGLAVVGPGEVHTGHAGVPEGWSYRVFYPLPEVVSGIARELGMRGTPAFTESGIHAPEAARVLATAHVAAENGDRLTASSLARQGLGMLLRSHGRERAAGPAGHAARPEVERARRILAGRLVDPPTLEELAAGLGIGPFALSRAFRAVHGLPPHAYLNQLRVDRARALLASGRRAGEVAVEVGFADQPHLTRHFKRHLGVPPVAYQRALLST, from the coding sequence ATGCCCGGAGACGTTCACCCCCGGATCGAGGACCCGCGCGCGGAGCGGGCGCGCTACTGGCGCTTCTCCGGGCTGCCCGAGACCGAACTGCTCACCGCTCGCTTCGTCACCACCGCCTTCACCCGCCACACCCACCCCACCTACACGATCGGGGTGATCACCGACGGCATCGAGGAGTACACGCACGGGCGGGGACGTGCCCGTGTGGGGCCGGGCGGACTGGCGGTGGTTGGCCCCGGGGAGGTGCACACCGGCCACGCCGGGGTCCCCGAGGGCTGGAGCTACCGCGTGTTCTACCCGCTGCCCGAGGTGGTGTCCGGCATCGCCCGCGAACTGGGCATGCGCGGGACCCCGGCGTTCACCGAGTCCGGCATCCACGCGCCCGAGGCCGCCCGGGTGCTGGCCACCGCGCACGTGGCCGCCGAGAACGGCGACCGCCTGACCGCCTCCTCCCTGGCCCGGCAGGGCCTGGGCATGCTGCTGCGCTCCCACGGCCGCGAACGGGCGGCCGGACCGGCCGGGCACGCGGCCCGCCCCGAGGTGGAGCGGGCCCGGCGGATCCTGGCCGGGCGCCTGGTGGACCCGCCGACGCTGGAGGAGCTGGCGGCCGGACTGGGCATCGGCCCGTTCGCGCTGTCGCGGGCCTTCCGCGCCGTCCACGGCCTGCCGCCGCACGCCTACCTCAACCAGCTGCGGGTGGACCGGGCCCGTGCGCTGCTGGCCTCCGGGCGGCGGGCGGGCGAGGTCGCGGTGGAGGTGGGATTCGCCGACCAGCCGCACCTGACCCGCCACTTCAAGCGCCACCTGGGGGTTCCTCCGGTGGCCTACCAGCGCGCCCTGCTCTCCACCTGA
- a CDS encoding NAD+ synthase gives MAQLRIALAQVNPTTGDLDGNLSLVVDSARRAAEEGAHLVVLPEMVVTGYPVEDLALRNSFVSASIKATRALAADLAREGLGELPVVVGYLSRREGPGARYGQPAGAPQNSVAVLHRGGVVLSSAKHHLPNYGVFDEFRNFVPGDTLSVVRVRGVDVALAVCEDLWQEGGPVTAARAAGVGLLVSLNGSPYERHKDDVRLELCQRRAREVGAALAYVNMVGGQDELVFEGDSLIVDSEGELVARAPQFAETLLVADLDLPEAGPAPDGPGARVDGLRVMRHTVSADPVAPYPPRAATVTPRPDPLSDTGEVYRALVTGLRDYTVKNGFGSVLVGVSGGIDSALVATIAVDALGADRVHGVLMPSAHSSDHSVGDAEELARRQGFATRTIAIAPAVEAFTRSTGEAGVPLTGLAAENLQARVRGTLLMALSNEEGHLVLATGNKSEAATGYSTLYGDSVGGFAPIKDCWKTLVWELARWRNEEAVRLGQTPPIPENSISKPPSAELRPDQLDTDSLPDYTQLDAVLDAYVGTDKGEAELVFAGYDPELVRRVIRMVDRAEYKRRQSAPGTKISARNLSRDRRVPITNRWTV, from the coding sequence GTGGCACAGCTCAGAATCGCACTGGCCCAGGTCAACCCCACCACGGGCGACCTGGACGGCAACCTGTCCCTCGTCGTCGACTCCGCGCGCAGGGCCGCCGAGGAGGGCGCCCACCTGGTCGTCCTCCCGGAGATGGTCGTCACCGGCTACCCGGTCGAGGACCTGGCGCTGCGCAACTCCTTCGTGTCGGCCTCGATCAAGGCCACCCGAGCCCTGGCCGCCGACCTGGCCCGGGAGGGTCTGGGAGAACTTCCCGTCGTGGTGGGGTACCTCTCCCGCCGCGAGGGTCCGGGCGCCCGCTACGGCCAGCCCGCCGGGGCACCGCAGAACTCCGTCGCCGTCCTGCACCGCGGCGGCGTCGTCCTCTCCTCGGCCAAGCACCACCTGCCCAACTACGGCGTGTTCGACGAGTTCCGCAACTTCGTCCCCGGCGACACCCTCTCCGTGGTCCGGGTCCGCGGCGTGGACGTCGCCCTGGCCGTCTGCGAGGACCTGTGGCAGGAGGGCGGCCCCGTCACGGCGGCCCGCGCCGCAGGGGTCGGCCTCCTGGTCTCCCTCAACGGCTCGCCCTACGAGCGCCACAAGGACGACGTGCGCCTGGAACTGTGCCAGCGCCGCGCCCGCGAGGTCGGCGCCGCCCTGGCCTACGTCAACATGGTCGGCGGCCAGGACGAGCTGGTCTTCGAGGGCGACTCCCTGATCGTGGACTCCGAGGGGGAGCTGGTGGCCCGCGCGCCCCAGTTCGCCGAGACCCTCCTGGTGGCCGACCTCGACCTGCCCGAGGCCGGACCGGCCCCGGACGGCCCGGGCGCGCGGGTGGACGGCCTGCGCGTCATGCGCCACACCGTCTCGGCCGACCCGGTCGCTCCTTACCCGCCGCGTGCGGCCACCGTCACCCCGCGGCCCGACCCGCTCTCCGACACGGGCGAGGTCTACCGCGCCCTGGTCACCGGTCTGCGCGACTACACCGTCAAGAACGGCTTCGGCTCGGTCCTGGTCGGCGTCTCGGGCGGCATCGACTCCGCGCTGGTGGCCACCATCGCGGTGGACGCCCTGGGCGCGGACCGGGTGCACGGCGTGCTCATGCCCAGCGCGCACTCCAGCGACCACTCGGTCGGCGACGCCGAGGAGCTGGCGCGCCGCCAGGGCTTCGCCACCCGCACCATCGCCATCGCCCCGGCCGTGGAGGCCTTCACCCGGTCCACTGGGGAGGCGGGCGTGCCGCTCACCGGCCTGGCCGCCGAGAACCTCCAGGCCCGCGTGCGCGGCACGCTCCTGATGGCGCTGTCCAACGAGGAGGGCCACCTGGTCCTGGCCACCGGCAACAAGAGCGAGGCGGCCACCGGCTACTCCACGCTCTACGGCGACTCCGTGGGCGGGTTCGCTCCCATCAAGGACTGCTGGAAGACCCTGGTCTGGGAGCTGGCCCGCTGGCGCAACGAGGAGGCCGTCCGGCTGGGGCAGACCCCGCCCATCCCGGAGAACTCCATCTCCAAGCCGCCCAGCGCCGAACTGCGCCCCGACCAGCTGGACACCGACTCCCTGCCCGACTACACACAGCTCGACGCCGTCCTGGACGCCTACGTCGGCACGGACAAGGGGGAGGCCGAACTGGTCTTCGCCGGATACGACCCCGAGCTGGTGCGCCGGGTCATCCGCATGGTGGACCGCGCCGAGTACAAGCGCCGCCAGTCCGCGCCGGGCACCAAGATCAGCGCGCGCAACCTCAGCCGGGACCGCCGCGTGCCCATCACCAACCGCTGGACGGTCTGA
- a CDS encoding PaaI family thioesterase, with the protein MTVNTQPVTERPDPRAFGLPVVEQAQIPAELRSLVARVHDLVDAVANTEADTDTLAEAAATVEGVTGRLNVARRQIGTMVQRDLQSGDVEYGTITNIVSGDTNPAAPPLLLERTPEGLRGEVTLNTVYQGPPGLVHGGWIAALLDQAVGSVSAVETTPGLTAKLEVNYRRPTPLFTPLEVTAEVDRVEGRKVFVSGRIRAHGEVTAEATALMVQVRIPGTETQQG; encoded by the coding sequence ATGACGGTCAACACGCAGCCGGTAACCGAGCGCCCCGACCCCCGCGCCTTCGGCCTCCCGGTGGTCGAGCAGGCCCAGATCCCCGCCGAGCTGCGCTCCCTCGTGGCCCGCGTCCACGACCTCGTCGACGCCGTCGCCAACACCGAGGCCGACACCGACACCCTGGCCGAGGCCGCGGCCACCGTCGAGGGCGTCACCGGCAGGCTCAACGTCGCCCGCCGACAGATCGGCACCATGGTCCAGCGCGACCTCCAGAGCGGAGACGTCGAGTACGGCACCATCACCAACATCGTCTCGGGCGACACCAACCCCGCCGCCCCGCCGCTCCTGCTGGAGCGCACCCCCGAGGGCCTGCGCGGCGAGGTCACCCTCAACACCGTCTACCAGGGTCCGCCCGGACTCGTGCACGGCGGCTGGATCGCGGCCCTGCTCGACCAGGCCGTCGGCAGCGTCTCCGCGGTCGAGACCACACCGGGGCTCACCGCCAAGCTGGAGGTGAACTACCGCCGGCCCACGCCGCTGTTCACCCCGTTGGAGGTCACCGCGGAGGTGGACCGGGTGGAGGGCCGCAAGGTCTTCGTCTCCGGACGGATCCGCGCCCACGGCGAGGTCACCGCCGAGGCCACCGCCCTCATGGTCCAGGTCAGGATTCCCGGGACCGAGACCCAGCAGGGCTGA
- a CDS encoding AzlD domain-containing protein, with amino-acid sequence MTLWTVLVATAAGCYLLKYAGLAAPRRLLDNPWLRRFATAVPLALLAALIAVEALRGEGQALAWDTARMGGLGAAVLALVLRAPFLVVIVAAAATTAGLRALGVG; translated from the coding sequence ATGACCCTGTGGACCGTGCTCGTCGCCACCGCCGCGGGCTGCTACCTGCTCAAGTACGCGGGCCTGGCCGCTCCGCGGCGGCTCCTCGACAACCCGTGGCTGCGGCGGTTCGCCACCGCGGTGCCGCTCGCCCTGCTCGCCGCGCTGATCGCGGTGGAGGCCCTGCGCGGCGAGGGCCAGGCGCTGGCCTGGGACACCGCGCGGATGGGCGGCCTGGGCGCCGCAGTCCTGGCCCTGGTCCTGCGCGCGCCCTTCCTCGTCGTGATCGTCGCCGCCGCTGCCACCACGGCGGGCCTGCGCGCCCTCGGCGTCGGCTGA
- a CDS encoding endonuclease/exonuclease/phosphatase family protein, whose amino-acid sequence MKPRSRPLVRPVASTATLVLAASALVAAPASAEVSPSVPQPPGPHEVRFATFNTALERPGQGVLAEELAAPGSEQARNVAEIIQHVRPDVLLVNEFDYDEEGNGPRRFQDNYLSVGQNGADAIEYPYVYSAPVNTGVASGADLNGDGEAVTEPGSPAYAEDAFGYGLFPGQYGMVVYSMYPIVTEDVRTFQTFRWADMPGALLPTDPETGESYYSPEALEVLRLSSKSHWDLPIDTGRGRPVHLLASHPTPPAFDGPERRNAARNHDEIRFWADYVTPRAGSYIYDDRGRRGGLPVGAPFVIAGDLNADPNDGDGHPDAITQLLEHPGITDVRPSSQGGRGAAQRQGGANDGHGGDPVLDSADFADEPGPGNLRVDYVLPSRTVPARSSGVFWPTVDDPLFRLTGDYPFPSSDHRMVWVDVVRH is encoded by the coding sequence ATGAAGCCGCGTTCACGTCCGCTGGTCAGACCGGTGGCCTCCACCGCCACCCTCGTCCTGGCCGCGTCCGCCCTGGTGGCGGCCCCCGCCTCCGCCGAGGTGTCACCGTCGGTCCCCCAACCGCCGGGACCGCACGAGGTGCGCTTCGCCACCTTCAACACCGCGCTGGAACGCCCCGGGCAGGGGGTGCTCGCCGAGGAGTTGGCCGCCCCCGGCAGCGAGCAGGCGCGCAACGTGGCCGAGATCATCCAGCACGTGCGCCCCGACGTCCTCCTGGTCAACGAGTTCGACTACGACGAGGAGGGGAACGGACCCCGCCGGTTCCAGGACAACTACCTGTCCGTGGGCCAGAACGGCGCCGATGCCATCGAGTACCCCTACGTCTACTCCGCGCCCGTCAACACCGGCGTGGCCTCGGGCGCGGACCTCAACGGCGACGGCGAGGCGGTGACCGAGCCCGGCAGCCCCGCCTACGCCGAGGACGCCTTCGGGTACGGGCTGTTCCCCGGCCAGTACGGGATGGTCGTGTACTCGATGTACCCGATCGTCACCGAGGACGTACGCACGTTCCAGACCTTCCGGTGGGCGGACATGCCCGGCGCGCTCCTGCCCACCGACCCCGAGACGGGCGAGTCCTACTACTCCCCCGAGGCCCTGGAGGTGCTGCGGCTGTCCTCCAAGAGCCACTGGGACCTGCCGATCGACACGGGCCGGGGCCGCCCGGTCCACCTGCTGGCCAGCCACCCGACCCCGCCGGCCTTCGACGGCCCGGAGAGGCGCAACGCGGCCCGCAACCACGACGAGATCCGCTTCTGGGCCGACTACGTGACCCCGCGCGCGGGCTCCTACATCTACGACGACCGGGGGCGGCGCGGCGGCCTGCCCGTGGGCGCCCCGTTCGTCATCGCCGGGGACCTCAACGCCGACCCCAACGACGGCGACGGCCACCCCGACGCCATCACCCAGCTGCTGGAGCACCCGGGGATCACCGACGTGCGCCCGTCCAGCCAGGGCGGCAGGGGCGCGGCCCAACGCCAGGGCGGGGCCAACGACGGGCACGGGGGCGACCCGGTGCTGGACAGCGCCGACTTCGCGGACGAGCCCGGCCCGGGCAACCTGCGCGTGGACTACGTGCTGCCCTCGCGGACCGTTCCGGCCCGGTCCTCCGGGGTGTTCTGGCCGACCGTGGACGACCCGCTGTTCCGGCTGACCGGCGACTACCCCTTCCCCAGCTCCGACCACCGGATGGTGTGGGTGGACGTGGTCCGCCACTAG